In one Populus nigra chromosome 12, ddPopNigr1.1, whole genome shotgun sequence genomic region, the following are encoded:
- the LOC133670072 gene encoding probable L-cysteine desulfhydrase, chloroplastic, whose protein sequence is MSPKHYFSPFVSSLPSSLPSSYLSLSLSLSLSPFFLLHAMASSSLKHHKSHSLNGFTTPAKRTKLSFISDPEIQSEFSHHDQTIARINNGSFGSCPQSVISAQQNLQLQFLRQPDNFYFNTLKPSILHSRSLIKSLVNAHSVDEISLVDNATTAAAIVLQNCAWGFNEGRFSKGDVAVMLHYAYGAVKKSVQAYVTRAGGEVIEVHLPFPVASKEEIVSEFRKALARGKENGKKKVRLAVIDHVTSMPSVVTPVKELVKICREEGVDQVFVDAAHGIGCVDVDVRDIGADFYTSNLHKWFFCPPSVAFLYCRKRGEDGKGGDLHHPVVSHEYGNGLAVESAWIGTRDYSAQLVVPAVLEFINRFEGGIEGIKKRNHEKVVEMGEMLVKAWGTNLGSPPEMCGSMIMVGLPACLGISNDPDTLKLRSHLREHFQVEVPIYFRAPVDGEVDSITGYARISHQIYNKVEDYYRFRDAVNQLVSDGFTCASLSN, encoded by the coding sequence ATGTCACCGAAACATTATTTTTCTCCTTTCGTCTCTTCCTTGCCTTCATCATTGCCATCATCTtacctctccctctccctctccctctccctctctccattTTTCCTCCTCCATGCCATGGCTTCCTCCTCCTTAAAACACCATAAAAGCCACTCCCTCAACGGCTTCACCACCCCCGCCAAGAGAACAAAACTTTCTTTCATTTCTGACCCTGAAATCCAATCAGAATTCTCCCACCATGACCAAACCATCGCTCGGATCAACAACGGCAGCTTTGGGAGCTGCCCTCAATCTGTCATCTCAGCCCAACAAAACCTCCAGCTCCAGTTCCTCCGCCAGCCAGATAACTTCTACTTCAACACCCTCAAACCTTCTATACTTCATTCACGCTCCTTAATCAAATCTTTGGTAAACGCTCATTCTGTTGATGAAATCTCCCTTGTAGACAACGCCACCACCGCTGCTGCTATTGTGTTACAAAACTGTGCATGGGGTTTCAACGAAGGAAGGTTTAGCAAGGGAGATGTTGCTGTCATGTTGCATTATGCTTATGGTGCTGTCAAGAAGTCTGTTCAGGCTTATGTCACGCGTGCTGGAGGGGAAGTTATTGAGGTACACTTGCCCTTCCCTGTTGCATCAAAGGAGGAGATTGTGAGTGAATTTAGAAAGGCCTTAGCGAGAGGGAAAGAAAATGGGAAGAAGAAAGTCAGGTTGGCTGTGATTGATCATGTTACTTCGATGCCTAGTGTTGTTACTCCTGTTAAGGAATTAGTTAAAATTTGTAGAGAGGAAGGTGTTGACCAGGTTTTTGTTGATGCTGCTCATGGAATTGGGTGTGTTGATGTTGATGTGAGAGATATTGGGGCTGATTTTTATACTAGTAATTTGCATAAGTGGTTTTTTTGCCCTCCTTCTGTTGCCTTTTTGTATTGCAGGAAGAGAGGAGAGGATGGTAAAGGGGGTGATCTGCATCACCCTGTTGTGTCTCATGAGTATGGTAATGGATTGGCTGTAGAGAGTGCTTGGATTGGGACTAGGGATTATAGTGCTCAATTGGTGGTTCCGGCGGTTTTGGAGTTTATTAATAGGTTTGAAGGTGGGATTGAGGGAATTAAGAAGAGGAATCATGAGAAAGTTGTGGAGATGGGGGAGATGCTGGTGAAAGCTTGGGGGACTAATCTTGGGTCTCCACCGGAGATGTGTGGGAGTATGATTATGGTTGGATTGCCTGCTTGTTTGGGGATTTCGAATGATCCGGATACTTTGAAGTTAAGGTCACACTTGAGAGAGCATTTCCAGGTTGAAGTTCCTATTTATTTTAGGGCTCCAGTTGATGGAGAAGTTGATTCAATTACTGGCTATGCTCGCATTTCTCATCAAATTTACAACAAGGTTGAGGATTATTACAGGTTTAGGGATGCAGTTAACCAATTGGTCAGTGATGGCTTCACTTGTGCATCTCTCTCTAATTGA
- the LOC133670093 gene encoding uncharacterized protein LOC133670093 — translation MTEFFRINSVHSLHTYRQVMVEIKMIAICQLGGEFVTDKDGTLSYRGGDAHAIDIDDQIKFNDFKVEVAEMFNCSVNTMSLKYFLPGNKKTLITISNDKDLKRMIKFHGDSVTADVYVILEDNFLPGVSNLPASRSSRTTLSEAVPPIDAPLAILEDITQPDNSLVAPLDLDIVDDTNNVDIHIEDQQIDPLEISPILPLLASNDEKHAKGAQQWQNTITGVGQRFSSVHEFRESLRKYAIAHQFAFRYKKNDSHRVTVKCKAEGCPWRIHASRLSTTQLICIKKMNPTHTCEGSVVTTGHQATRSWVASIIKEKLKVFPNYKPKDIVNDIKHEYGIQLNYFQAWRGKEIAKEQLQGSYKEAYNQLPFFCDKIMETNPGSLATFTTKDDSSFERLFVSFHASLYGFVQGCRPLLFLDSLPLNSKYQGTLLAATAADGNDSVFPVAFALVDAETNDNWHWFLLQMKTALSTSCPITFVADKLKGLKESIAEIFKGSFHGYCLRYLSEQLIQDLKGQFSHEVKRLMIEDLNAAAYACRPEIFQRCMESIKSISLEAYNWILQSEPQSWANSFFQGARYNYMTSNFGEMFYSWVSDAHELPITQMVDVIRGKIMELIYTRRADSNQWLTRLTPSAEEKLEKESLKVHSLQVLLSAGSIFEVRGESVEVVDIDRWDCSCKDWQLTGLPCCHALAVIGCIGRSPYDYCSRYFTTESYRLTYSESVHPVPNVDMPLEKDSSQVAVTVTPPPTRRPPGRPTTKKYGQQDVVKRQLQCSRCKGLGHNKSTCKVVEC, via the exons ATGACTGAATTTTTTAGAATCAACTCTGTCCATTCTTTACATACTTACAG gcaGGTAATGGTGGAGATAAAAATGATAGCTATATGTCAGTTGGGTGGTGAATTTGTGACGGATAAGGATGGTACTTTGTCGTATAGAGGTGGTGATGCTCATGCTATAGACATTGATGACCAAATTAAGTTCAATGACTTCAAGGTGGAGGTGGCTGAGATGTTTAATTGCAGTGTCAATACCATGTCTCTCAAATACTTTCTTCCAGGCAATAAGAAGACTCTTATTACCATCTCTAATGACAAGGACTTGAAGCGGATGATAAAATTTCACGGGGATTCTGTCACTGCAGATGTTTATGTGATTTTGGAAGATAATTTTCTGCCTGGTGTCTCAAATTTGCCTGCCAGTAG ATCAAGCAGAACAACTCTGTCTGAAGCAGTGCCTCCTATTGATGCTCCTCTTGCCATTTTGGAGGATATCACTCAGCCTGATAACTCGCTTGTGGCACCTCTTGATCTTGACATTGTAGATGATACCAATAATGTtgatattcatattgaagatCAGCAGATTGATCCTCTTGAAATTTCACCCATTCTTCCTCTTCTTGCTTCCAATGATGAGAAACATGCTAAAGGTGCACAGCAATGGCAGAATACTATTACTGGAGTAGGTCAAAGATTCAGCAGTGTTCATGAATTTCGTGAATCATTGCGTAAATATGCCATTGCACACCAGTTTGCATTTAGATATAAGAAGAACGATAGCCATCGTGTAACAGTTAAATGCAAAGCCGAAGGTTGTCCCTGGAGAATTCATGCGTCAAGGTTGTCGACCACTCAACTAATTTGCATCAAGAAGATGAATCCAACTCATACATGTGAAGGGTCGGTGGTGACAACAGGACATCAGGCAACTCGGAGCTGGGTAGCTAGTATTATTAAGGAAAAGTTGAAAGTTTTCCCAAATTACAAGCCCAAGGATATTGTTAATGACATCAAACATGAATATGGCATCCAACTAAACTACTTCCAGGCATGGCGTGGGAAAGAAATTGCAAAGGAGCAGCTTCAGGGTTCATACAAAGAGGCATATAATCAGTTACCATTTTTCTGTGACAAGATAATGGAGACAAATCCTGGTAGCCTGGCAACATTCACCACAAAGGATGACTCAAGTTTTGAGCGCCTATTTGTCTCATTCCACGCCTCATTGTATGGTTTTGTTCAAGGTTGCAGACCTCTTCTTTTCCTTGATAGCTTacctttaaattcaaaatatcaaGGTACATTATTAGCTGCAACAGCTGCAGATGGGAATGATAGCGTGTTTCCTGTTGCTTTTGCATTAGTAGATGCAGAAACTAATGATAATTGGCATTGGTTCTTACTTCAAATGAAAACTGCACTGTCAACTTCTTGTCCAATAACATTTGTGGCAGACAAACTAAAGGGCTTAAAGGAATCAATTGCCGAGATATTCAAGGGCTCATTCCATGGCTATTGCCTACGGTATTTGTCTGAGCAACTTATTCAGGACTTGAAGGGGCAGTTTTCTCATGAGGTTAAGCGACTAATGATTGAAGACTTAAATGCTGCTGCCTATGCATGTAGGCCTGAAATCTTCCAGAGGTGCATGGAGAGCATCAAAAGTATTTCACTGGAAGCTTACAATTGGATCCTCCAAAGTGAACCGCAAAGTTGGGCGAATTCATTTTTTCAGGGTGCAAGATACAATTACATGACATCCAACTTTGGAGAGATGTTCTACAGCTGGGTATCAGATGCACATGAGTTACCAATAACACAGATGGTTGATGTGATACGGGGTAAGATTATGGAGTTGATTTATACAAGGCGGGCAGATTCCAACCAGTGGCTGACAAGATTAACTCCATCTGCGGAGGAAAAGCTAGAGAAGGAAAGTTTGAAAGTACATTCCCTTCAGGTGCTGCTGTCAGCTGGTAGTATATTTGAGGTTCGTGGAGAATCTGTTGAAGTGGTTGATATCGACCGCTGGGATTGTAGTTGCAAAGATTGGCAGCTTACTGGTTTACCTTGTTGCCATGCTCTTGCTGTCATTGGTTGTATTGGCAGGAGTCCATATGATTATTGTTCAAGATATTTCACAACTGAAAGCTACCGATTGACGTATTCGGAGTCTGTTCACCCTGTACCCAATGTGGACATGCCTCTTGAGAAAGATTCTTCTCAGGTTGCAGTAACTGTAACCCCTCCTCCGACCCGGCGTCCTCCAGGCCGGCCTACCACAAAGAAATATGGACAACAAGATGTAGTCAAACGTCAGCTCCAGTGCAGTAGATGCAAGGGTCTTGGGCACAACAAGTCCACTTGCAAAGTTGTAGAGTGTTAG
- the LOC133669433 gene encoding NEDD8-specific protease 1 — MDDKEIVLSYKDVVLRVSDLNILKGPCYLNDQIIDFYFAYLSSSYNADANDILLVPPSTSYWFANCQDQQSLVNDFVEPLKFSSKKLILFTVNDNEDFSAAERGTHWSLLVYDRSQNYFLHFDSLPGMHRYHALKLYKAVKGFMGTASESSSKDGAKTLKMKAVGSAAVPFFKEAKTPQQTNGFDCGLYVMAIAEVICRWHSCERNGNDGDWLSAVEREVNAYLETTMRGEVLKLIEDLRKQ; from the coding sequence ATGGATGACAAAGAGATTGTTTTGTCATACAAGGATGTGGTTTTGAGAGTTTCAGATTTGAATATCCTTAAAGGACCATGCTATCTTAATGACCAAAttattgatttctattttgcTTACTTATCTTCTTCTTATAACGCTGATGCTAATGATATCTTGTTAGTTCCACCTTCCACATCTTATTGGTTCGCAAATTGCCAAGATCAACAGAGTCTTGTCAATGATTTTGTGGAACCTCTTAAGTTTTCAAGTAAGAAACTCATTCTTTTTACTGTGAATGATAACGAAGATTTCAGTGCAGCTGAAAGGGGAACACATTGGAGCTTGCTTGTTTATGATAGGAGCCAGAATTACTTTCTGCATTTTGATAGCTTGCCGGGGATGCACCGATATCATGCCTTGAAGCTCTACAAAGCTGTAAAGGGATTCATGGGCACAGCCAGTGAATCATCATCAAAAGATGGTGCTAAGACTCTGAAAATGAAAGCTGTAGGGTCTGCTGCTGTTCCCTTCTTTAAAGAAGCTAAAACACCACAGCAGACAAATGGATTTGACTGTGGGCTTTATGTTATGGCCATTGCTGAGGTTATTTGCCGATGGCATTCATGTGAAAGGAATGGCAATGATGGTGACTGGTTGTCTGCTGTTGAAAGGGAGGTTAATGCATATCTGGAGACAACAATGCGGGGTGAAGTGTTGAAGCTTATTGAAGATCTGAGGAAACAATGA